The Larimichthys crocea isolate SSNF chromosome I, L_crocea_2.0, whole genome shotgun sequence genomic interval GGAAGAAGAACACGTGGGCAGTAAACTCCAGGGCAACATGAAGACAACTTCAAGATGCAGAGGGACGTTTGTTATCTCCATGGACTGTGATGACACGGCATCAAACAGAACATCAGCAGAAGTGCACGCTGTAGAACAGGACTTAACACCTTCTACAGCTTCCTCCTACTGTGAGGCAGACAGACTGTcaacagtaataaataaaagagtcaTGTGGCAACATTCAGACTCAAACACACCCAGGTGCAGCGATGGACCCTTTGTTGAGGAAACACAGAGCTCCTGTAAGCGTCCGTGGCTGGCCACGCAGGATTCTGGAAGCCCTCGAGATGATTTGAGTAGCAGCGATAACCATGAAGTCCTCCTGCTGGACCCCGGCTGCACTTCAGGAACAGAGTTTCAGAAACCTAAAAAAgccaggagagaggaaaagagtcGATCCAGTAAGAAGAAAGCTTCACAGAGGGAGGACTGTGTCGTTCAAGTaaatgagaggaagaagaagaaaaaaagtaacCGTAGCAACAACAGGTTGAGATCTGAGGAGGATGAAGCATGCTCTCTTGGAGACCACATTGATGctcctgaaaaaaataaagatcaatTAGATGACACAATGGTACAAGTGGTTGACTCACACTCTGACATCAATGAAAAGGATGACATCTCTGGATGTTCACGTGATTTAAAACCCAACAGGTCAAAGTCCAGAACGAAGTCAAATCCAAAGCTGTGCAGAAGAGCAACCAAGCTGCTCACAGAAAGCAGAAATCTGAGGGAGACGTTTGTTGTCTGTCGGCGTAAAACTCAAGACGGTGTTTCACTAAACAACCCGAGGACGTCTGATGTGTTCCACGCCTACAGTCACACGATGGACACCAGTGATGAGGCAGTTCATCAGAATCTTGGAGACCTGCTGACGGACGAGATGCCACCGTGGCTGGCCATGGACGTCAGCACTGTTGATAATGAGGTGGACACCTTTTTCGCCACTCCCAGCAGGGAGACCTCACACAGGGCAACAATGCTGGACGAGTCTCCTGCTGTCACAACTGAAGCCTCTCCAGGTGTGTTTCACATTTCCTCAATAGTTCAGAATGATGCTCTGTTTTTAGTGTTCCaaattcagaatcagaaatactttaataatcgcaggaggaaattatttttgttacaatattccagtttaagttaaataagtaatcatcaattacgaataaaatataaatatataaatacatacattaacattaatttacatccatccatttacaTTCCATTGATGGATGTAAAGATGTCGCGTGGGCCACAGTAGGAAGACGATGCCTCACTGTGGGTTTTAGTTCTGACTGGGTGTGATGAGAAGACCTGAGAGCTCTTGAGTGTTTAtaggttaaaaataaatctaataaataaGTAGGACTAAGACCATTAAGAGATTTGTAAACCAATAAAATAATCTTTACCATATGACAAGATGCTGAAAAATATGTAGCCTCCAATAGCTGAATGTAATTTTCTTGCACTCAACCAGGAggtgataaaaatgtattactgtGGTTTGTTGTACATCTGATATTTTGTAAACCTAAACACTTCCACAGGACGGAAGTTGCTCCTCTTTTTGGAATAAACTCCTACACCGTGGAGCCAGCAGGAATGCTTGCAGCCATgcatgttgttgctgtgtgtatCAGTATCATTATGTCAACAAGGCAGAATATTGCCATTATAACGAAAACTAAACTATCAAACTTCACTCCATTTACCTCCACTGCCTTGTGAGAGCTGAGAAAATTTTGAGTAAAACTATCTTCAAGGCTAGAAAACTTTGTGACCAAATTTGTTGGGGAAAAAAGGTTTTAActaaattcagatttttgtgtTCCAGCAGGAAGAGTCTTAACATCACTCACCAACACCATTGCAAACCCTGACAGTGAAAAAGGAGGGAGACTCAGGAACCGAGGTGGCATGGTCAGTTATAAGGAGCCGGCCCTCAACAGGTGAGGACATCTTGTCTCTTCTCTACTTTAGTATTAATTCTGTCAGAACAGCAGTGAGTaagaattgtatttttttctttctttttttttttgtgacagcaAAATCAGGCGTGGAGATAAGTTTACCGACAGCATGTTTTTGAGCTCGCCGGTGTTCAAGGATcgcaagaagaagaaacagaagaagacagaaaccAACCCAAAGATGAAAAGTTCCATTTTGACGGactgattatttttctttgtccttaAGCTGGCTCGTTTTAATAGttggttttcttttaaagtcTCCATCTTTTTAGTCAAAGTTCAAACAGACCAGAtggaataaatgtgtgttcgtGCAGTATTTAATTGCAAACATTGAAACCAGTCTGTATGTTCTGATAACTGCTGCACCGCGTATTCCCAGTGATGTGTGGACGGTAATTGTCTTAGAGATTGACAGGAGGGTTGGTCATCCATCTGGTCATTCAATCCAGGCTGTTCACCTGAGAAGTCTGTTCCACATCGCTGTGAAAGGTTACCAGATACAGTGTAGCATGACTCCAGCCAACTCCTTTTTTGTCCCATCATGTAAACTGAAGGTCTGTAAGCTGTTTTTGCTCCTCAACAGTTAACAGTTGTGCAGAATTGTGTGGTGAGTACAGATGTTTGCATGTCAAAGTTGTTTTAGAtattccattgttgttgttgttgttttgttcattaaAGTGTTATTGCACAGGACAGCTGGATTCAGTTTTGGATTTGTTGCACTCAGCTGTTTTACCATTACATATGgagaatgtcttttttttttcttcttttttttttttaaggtggtCTAGAACTACTGGACAgctgtcttattttatttgttggtAGCTCTCTGTGAAGGCTCAACAAGGTGTCATGTTCCTGACTGTGCTGCACTGCATGCTCAGCTGTGAATTAACCCTTTGTTATAGCCACCAGTACATCTGTTATCTTCACTGGGTTTCCACCTCCCTGAGTTCAAATCATCTTCCTGGTAATGAAGATGAAACCACATTCAGGAAGTTAGGAAACTTTCATATGTTTTACTGTCTTTGCAGGATTCCTAcatgaaagaaaattaattcaGAAAATGGAGGCAAGGCAGCTGAAAAGAAATGTGGAGGCCCTGATGTGAGTGGATGTTTGAAGCCCAGAGATGGCTGAAAAGAACAATATGAAGcagatttaaaaatgacaactgattcattcattttctaatcTGAACAGTGGTGATTACATCGGGCAGAAGCTCAGAGAAAAGTCTTTTGATCCAAAAGGAAGGGAGATCTCCATACTGGATGACCTGGTAAAAATGTTAGAGAGAGCTGATCACTGTGACTCCAGAAGATACaaaaaatgagtaaaaacacTCCTCAAGTAATAGTTGCAGCAAGAACGTCCACGTGGCATTggtatgtatttgtttgtatgttacAGGCTCACTATGACCTGGCCATTAGTGTTGCCCTCTGGTGGTTGGACAGAGAAGAGGGACGGGATGTGCTCGACAGAGACATCATGtaagctgcttgtgtttttacGCACTATGATGGCAGTTCTAGCTTATTTCATATTTGAACCTTTATCAGTTCACATGAAAAGCACTGACCTGTTGGTCTTTACAAATGTGCAACCAGGCACGTTTCAAACCCACACAGTCTTATTTCAAATATCTGCTGAACTGCAGAGAAATGTCTGATGCTGCACTTAATCATTGCATCACTGTTTGATGCAGTGCCATTTGTGAATATTTCTGTGAATCTAAGTGTTGTATAACTGGTGTTGAAACATACTGTGTGAGAAAcaggtggaaataaaaaaatgtaagcGGTTAAATTGTTGAAAGAACTACATAAATATGAGAGATCAGAGCTGGCCTGTGACAGAAGTgactgctaatgtctcctgacCCAGTGGGTAACAACCCTGGTTGGGTTCTCTGGCTGCGTCTGCTGACTACTTTGTATTCACGTCCATTAAAATTATAAACCTGTATTAAAAAAGTCCCTGAATGGTCCAAACAGCTACAATAAGTGTTCaatctttttactttttatcgTGTTTTGAGTTTAACAAGCAGGGGTGTATAACAGAAGCCAACATGGTAAGAGAAGTTCAGACAGATTCTTACACGTCAGAAATAACTTTCAAAATGCAGAGAATAATGACACATCAATActatttaatttacattaaaacTAATATCCTTGATATTAAAATTTCTACATTCTCTCACAAATTCTGAATGTGTGTGCCTGCTCCATCCTGCCACGGAGAAGTGGGAGCCAGTTGCCTTTGGGGTTAGAAAGAACTGAATCAATGTCAAAGTCGTTGATGTTTCCATGGGCAGGTAGCCACACCTCCTCTGGTATTTCCCAGCACTGTCTTACATCATTTGAGTTAATTTTAATGGAGGTTATACCCTCCTATGGTTCGATCCACATTTTTAGAAGAATAGTGCTCTTTATAGGCATGTGGCAAAAACCCAACACATTATCCCAAGAGGGCAGCTGAACGGGAACCAGAAtgaaacacacagtacactgttcagtctaaaaataaaagctcaagCTGGCCCGAAGAGGGACAACCTATTAACTCCACTTAGTggacactgaaatgttttaaattcacattcagtttccaaaaaaagttactgtatgttttaaatgaaactttcCTCTCTTCCAGTGGAGCAACAAGCAGCTCAGGTAGTGCCCAGTACCCAAATCGCTTAGAACGGGAGGCTATGATCCTGTCGTCCTTTGCTGGAATTATTATGGTGAGTGCAGCTTCTTGATCTGCAGTAAAGTTAAATATGGGTATCGTCTTAGCTGGACTTTGAGTTTTTCTTGACCAcgtgtttattttccttttcgCTGAATTTTGGCGTGTTAAATCTGAAGTACATGTATGTCCTCAGCAATAATTGCAATCCTAGCTCAAGAAGAAAGGCGCAGTTTAAATTCTAACATGACTAATCTTGGTCCAGTCACGCTCCTGAGGTTTGCCTCATACAGGGAGCAAATGTGTTTACTTTAACTGTTAAACCGCTATGAAGTATTGGTTTTTGATTTGCTAGTTGCTAACCTTTGCACAACCTTCCTGCTTCAGAATAGCCTCCCAGTGGAGGAGATCTTGGCTCTATACAGGTGTAAACCAGCTGCCTCATACCCCAACCATCAGTCCAAGGTACAAACGTCCTGGCTAATATTTCACTCTCCTGTTTAGAACAAACCGATTCAGTATGTGTCTCATTATTTTGAGTCAACTTTCTTTGGTCTTGTATCTTTCTTGttgtatatttaataataatagtaatataatactataataatgGTTTAATCTACTGTTTTTCTACCCTAGACTGCAATCGTCTACCCCTTCACTCTGTCCTACCATCCATTCGCCATGCTCGGCTCTTACAAGGCTGTGTACCACTCCAAGAAGCACAGTAAGTGTGTGCAAAATGTGTCTGGTATTTATTATCTGGCATTTTTAACACAGTGCTTTCCTAACTGTATTGGCTTCTGACCCTTAGTAGTCAAACAATGCCTATTCATGAGCCACAGGATGCAAACTTGCTGCCATCTCATcttcatttaaactgtttttggaattaaaaagtaaaagtctcCGATAGTTCTCAAGAAAATGAAGCAAAGTTTtgagaaaagacagaataaaTTAAGACTATCTACAGAGTTCTTTGCTTTTAGCtgaattttcatttcattcagaagcttgatttaaaaaatgttctcaAAGACCACCATGACTGCTGAACAACACCATGTGTTTGAACACtttagaaacaataaataagTTGGACCATGTGATtgttatttagcttttttatgtattcatattCAGATCCCTTATTTgagtaaaagtaccaatacaacaTTACAAAATTACTCCAATGTacttaaagtgtttttatcacCACGAGGCCCCATAGATTTATTCTGTGACTTCTTTGGGGAGTCCTGACCTGCTATTTGGGAATCAATTATTCAACAGACATGTTGATTATTCTAATATTAGCATCTCTCGTAGATCTAAAGTTGAAACGATGGCTGTCTGAGAGGACAAAGTCTAATGCCCCGCCTGGACGAGTCTCAGTGCAATCTTCATCATCGTCCTCCTCGTCGCACTCCTTCCTGAGTGTGAGTAGCCATTTGTATTTGACTATCATTATTTAAATCCAGAATACttcagaggaaaagaaaatctgaaaattaCAGGACAACAGGTCTTGTAAAAAGAGTTATTTGTCTTGTTTCAGgttattatgacaaaaactgTGGATTtaaaaggaagaggaagtttCCAGAACAGTTTCTTTGGCCTCTGCTGCCACCCTGTGGATCTAAACAGACATAATCTGTATCTAATGCTCTCCTCTCTATCACTGTCAGGACAGCAATGATGGCCACGAGGAAAGAACTACGCGCTATGAGGGTTCACAAGAGTCTCTGCAGGACTGAAGACACCTCCTGCACTCACTTCTGCTGTCTTTACTTTTGTTGTTCACTTCATTCTGTCACACTGACCGTCTTTAAGAGTTGTTGCAATTTTCAGCATTTGGAGGCTGAGAGGTGATGAAGACAAATCTTCATTAACACGTGTGATAATAACATTAAAAGGATGGTGATTGTGGCTGATAACCTGTTGTACTGTTGTGTATCCAACTGAACCAAATGACAAAACTAATGTTAACTTGCTCTGAACAGTAAAGAGGAAACTGATTTAGACTATGGGTAGGAACGGGTATTGTTTAAGTCATATGGATTCCAATAAGATAATAATGCATTTAATGGTATCACTAACAATACAGTTGGACTTTTTCCCTGTACTGATACAGTGATATTatagacatttttttgttattttcagcaTTGTCAGTTGCCACTGTTTCTAATTCAACAAATGGTtgacagctgttttgttttgtgatgaCCTTTGACATTCTGCATGGACCAGTTCAGCCACTTGATGATGGATTAGTGAGTAAAACACCTCTCTGATGTGCATATCAATAAAGAGGGCACAGTGTGGGTCAGTAATTTGCCTGGTAGGGGGTTTTGCATTGATGATTCAGGGTTTTTTGCTGTATGCCCAGGATCAAGACTCTTGGCAACGATGCCAGCACGTTAAATCCCTGCTCATTGAACAAACACCCAATGTGTGATCTGCCCACCCTTTGATTGAGGTTTATATAGCAGGGCTCTGGTCGTGATTTCACCATTTTCAGTAGCGGACTGGCTCTAGCACACTTTCCAGGATGAGTAAGGTAAGAtcgtgttttctgtctgtaatgGTCTTCACAAACCTGATATTAAATATAGAACCTGTAATGTGAACAAACTGGAggttaaataaagataaattcAGGTCTCTTTGGAAAAGGCACCAGTGTTGATTGGAGAAACTAACTTCCATAGACTGGTTGAAATGTAATACAGACTGAGCCACAGGTAAAACTTTGGGCTTTGGCTTTTACTGGTTTTTATGTtggacaaaaactgtaatttggtAGTTCTTACAACAGGGACATGATTAAAAATGCACTAACAACTGTATATTTagaatattgatattttatatatattattttctttattggaATGACCATAATGAAGCACAACATTGCCAAAACAGGTTGTGCAAGCTTTACACTGAACTTTTTATTGTGACAGACCAAGCTCTGATTCATCCCTGCTTTCTCTCCTGGACGCAGATCACCTTCTATGAGGACAGAAACTTCCAGGGTCGCTCCTATGAGTGCGACACCGACTGCCCTGACATGCACCCCCACTTCAGCCGCTGCAACTCCATCAAGGTGGAAAGCGGCTGCTGGGTGCTGTATGAGAAGCCCAATTACACCGGCTTCCAGTATGTTCTGACCAGAGGAGAGTACCCAGACTACCAGCGTTGGATGGGCTACAATGACACCATACGCTCCTGCCGCACGTACTCTTATGTGAGTAAATGTTTTGCTTCATTTAATGCTTGGGAAGTGTGTGAACTAAAGACACTGAAGGAGATGAATGGATGCAAAACCCTGTTTTTATTAGCCCATatgttctatgttttttttatttggtgaaGATACAAAGCATGCATGAAATTCCAAATTGACATGTCAGTCTTGCAAAAAAATTGTGTGTAATCATCAGGAGATTTAGGACAAAGCTGAGCATTTagaaccacagacacacagtccgAAGTACAGTTCCTATTCTGATTTGGTATTGTCCTTCACTGTGCATCTCCAGACCAGCCAGGGCCCCTACCGCATCCGCATTTACGAGCGTCCCAACTTCCAGGGGCAGATGGTGGAGTTCAGCGAGGACTGTGAGTCAGTGCAGGAACACTTCCACAGCCGTGACATCTACTCCTGCAACGTCATGGAGGGCTACTGGACCTTCTACGAGCACTCTAACTACCGTGGTCGTCAGTACTTCCTGAGGCCTGGAGAGTACCGCAAGTTCGGTGACTGGGGGGCTACCTGTGCCACCACCGGGTCCTTCCGCAGAATCACAGATTTTTAATCGGGAACCTGGcttgattttatttacatttcagtttcatcaaaaacaaactttttccTGTGTACTTCCTCctttaaaagacatttatttgtgGAAACTGGtaatgttaataaaatgatgtgtCTCATACAGTAAGGAGTagaatgtttgatttgattatgaTTAATGAAATGACCCGGCATATCAATatgatgttaaataaatgaatctatTACAAACTACTTACTCGGTGCTTCTCTCTCAATACATATGTTGAAGTTTTTTTACACAAGCCCCTGCTTTCCACACTTCATAATTACTTCCACTGTTTTCATCTGAACATGAGTCATAAGTTGGACTTAAGCGTGAACTCTAACATTAATGCAAGCTCCACACTCTCATACAtactataataacaatataagaAGATTTAGAATCTCTAGTTAGAAAAAGAAGCATGAAGCGATGTCAGTGAcattcaaacagacagaaaacatcaataGTTATTATGCACACCAATCATCTATTACAATCTACAATACAGAgcatatttcatcatttattcaagTACCTATcaaatttatttcagtttcatattttgtatatGAATCCATCCCATTTAAAAAGAACTGAAGATGGGTAAAAGAGCTCAGCATTGACTGTTCCAGTGCATGTCCATGTGGCTCTTGCTAGAAGCTGCACAGTGTCAGTTTACTCTGACAGAGGACGTGACAAACAGGAGTGGGAAGACTCCTGAGTTTCTGCTGACACCGggcttcatttaaataacaacacacacgGCAGCACCTACTCCCACAGGGTAAGGTATATAAAGATGGGCTGTACCTTTGTAATCAAAACGCAAGAAGTggtttgactgacagcagcagctatgATGGGAAAGGTTTGTGTCCAATTTTACATTACAAATGAAGATAATGACAAGTGTAGCCTGCTACATACTGATTAAACAAGTGTGAGAGATGAGCTGAACGTGACaagctgatgtgtttttgctccATCAGATCATCTTTTACGAGGACAGAAACTTTGGAGGCCGTTACTATGAGTGCATGGGCGACTGTGCTGACCTGCACTCCATGTTTGAGCGCTGCCGCTCCATTAGGGTAGAGAGTGGCATGTTCATGATCTACGACCGCCCAGGCTTCATGGGAAACCAGTACTTCATGAGGATGGGAGAGTACTCTGACTACATGGGCATGGCCGGCCTGAATGACTGTGTCAGGTCCTGTCGCATGATCCCCATGGTAAGGCCCTCAGTAAAACAACATACTTATTTTGATCTGTGTCACTATAATCCAAACATCACATCAGTGAACCTCTTAACTATATATCTTAAAGTGCCTCTAAATCTTTTTAGCAGGAAATGAAGGtgaacagaataaataaatttgaccCTTAAGGGACAATTTGACCTAAAGGGAATTCATTGTAAACAGATGAAAGTCAAGCACCAAATTTTTTTGCTCCTGCATAAATAATTAAGCAGCCCCAATGAAAGGTAAGTTTAAAATAAGGCAATTTTTAGGAGATcttaataaatttaaaaaaggggagtctggatttacatttacatttacatttagtcatttagcagacgcaatttatccaaagtgacttacagagaagggaacagtaggtagtgctaggagagaaggtaatctctgaagagctgggtcttttaaaggtagagagggacacctctgatctggtaggaactagTAGTGCGTTCTaccaacaggaaacaacaaacgAGAAAAGTTTGAATTGCCTTGAGTGAACAGGTGGCAGAGTCAGGTGTCGCTCATTGGAGGAGCGCAGTGGTCATGAGGTAAACGAATTTAGATTTTGACCTTTTCCTTTATTGAACTGCGATTAACAGAATTGAGAAAGGGAAACTGTACATTTCGACTTAAAATGAATGCTCACCCAAGATTTAGGGTAAAGGATACAGTATAGtgctgttttataaaaaaaaaaccccaacaattTTACCTAGTAAAAGTTAGTTTCACTTTTAGTAAAGTTAGTTTCACTTTTAGTAAAagttagttttagtttcattttagGTATCAAGAGTTGGTTTAATTCAATTTGTACACTCAAGCTAGTAGCTATTGCTTAAAAGAAAGTTATATTAACTTTATATTGATACAGTTTTTATATCtctactgtaaatataaagctcCTGTGAGCAGCTTGTTAGCTTACCTTAGCATACATATAGAAACAGCAAACCTGActgtaaaaaggaaacaaaggcTGCCTCCCAACTCCTCTGTCAGTAATGAACTTTTATGTTAGTGTAAAATACAATTCCCAGTGTTACAAGGGGTTGTGGGGGGGACTTCTTTAAGCCTGGGAGTTGTCAGGTAATTACAGGGCTTGAAGggctttatgctaagctaactagctacTCACAGCAGTTTATTCTTTACCGTACAGACGTGTGGTATCAGTATTCTCAACTCTTGACGAAGCAAATAAGCGCAAAATATTAAACTATTCCTAAAACCAAGATGACTTTTAATGAGGCATAATGTTCTTTGACATTAGAATTTATGATACAAAGAGAGAATATGACTTATATTGTCATACAAATGACAAATACCATAGCCTCCCTCATTTGACTTGTCAAGATGTGACCCTTTGACCTTCCTGCCCTCTGTAGCACAGCGGTAGCTTTAGGATGAGGCTCTACGAGCATTTCGACATGGGAGGTGAGATGATGGAGCTCATGGACGACTGCCCTAACGTCACGGACCGTTTCCGTATGTCCAACTTCAACTCCTGCAATGTGATGGACGGCCACTGGCTCATGTACGAGCATTCCAACTACAGAGGACGTCACTACTACCTGAGGCCTGGCCAGTACAGGAGCTTCAGCGACTGGAGAGGCAACAACTCCAGGATCGGCTCCATCAGGCGACTCATGGATCTCTAAAGACGGAAGAACGGTTCTTGTgaaatgtctgctgtttgcCTTGTTTCACACGCTGAATAAAATGGCATCAGTGCTcaagtgttttcagttttgttcttGCTCTCTGCATTTGGCGGGAATGTTTCCTCATGAGGATGCGATGGGGTCATGGCCTGACATCCTGACTCTCATCAGAGGCTTGAATAAAATACTGCAAGCGCTGACACTTACCATACCAAGACTCAAGCGTTATCTGTTGTGgagctaaccctaacccctaaccctcTCACTCACAGTACTTTTCATTGACACTTTAGGGAATATCACTCCAAGGTCCATTTACCATAATTTTGATCATATCACATGCTCTTCTTCAGCCAATGGAGTTCACGCAGTTGTGTTTCTAAGGTCAGAAGGGGACCTTGCTCCTCAGCTTTTAAGACAACAAGAGTTAGAAATCCTCTACTgcagaataaataagaaatgactTATCTACCTTTAGGTatgttgttttgaataaatacagagttaaataaacacaggaaaaacTGATTTTCAAGCAGTTTTTCACTGGTTAAGCAGTGTGTAGTTACTGTGTATGGACCTCCACCAGAGGTCAGCAGTGGAGAGTTGAAATTAGACACACTGCAAGGACAAACTAACGTTCTCTtgacaaaaaaagtaaataaaaatcatttatattgGATAATATCATACAATACACAGCTAACATATGATATGTAATTGTCAATGTTAATTCCTTTGGTACTAATTACCTTTACAATACATGAAATC includes:
- the LOC104932527 gene encoding gamma-crystallin S-1; protein product: MMGKIIFYEDRNFGGRYYECMGDCADLHSMFERCRSIRVESGMFMIYDRPGFMGNQYFMRMGEYSDYMGMAGLNDCVRSCRMIPMHSGSFRMRLYEHFDMGGEMMELMDDCPNVTDRFRMSNFNSCNVMDGHWLMYEHSNYRGRHYYLRPGQYRSFSDWRGNNSRIGSIRRLMDL
- the LOC104932526 gene encoding gamma-crystallin M2-like → MSKITFYEDRNFQGRSYECDTDCPDMHPHFSRCNSIKVESGCWVLYEKPNYTGFQYVLTRGEYPDYQRWMGYNDTIRSCRTYSYTSQGPYRIRIYERPNFQGQMVEFSEDCESVQEHFHSRDIYSCNVMEGYWTFYEHSNYRGRQYFLRPGEYRKFGDWGATCATTGSFRRITDF
- the c9h2orf80 gene encoding uncharacterized protein C2orf80 isoform X1; the protein is MEARQLKRNVEALIGDYIGQKLREKSFDPKGREISILDDLAHYDLAISVALWWLDREEGRDVLDRDIIGATSSSGSAQYPNRLEREAMILSSFAGIIMNSLPVEEILALYRCKPAASYPNHQSKTAIVYPFTLSYHPFAMLGSYKAVYHSKKHNLKLKRWLSERTKSNAPPGRVSVQSSSSSSSSHSFLSDSNDGHEERTTRYEGSQESLQD
- the c9h2orf80 gene encoding uncharacterized protein C2orf80 isoform X2; the protein is MEARQLKRNVEALIGDYIGQKLREKSFDPKGREISILDDLAHYDLAISVALWWLDREEGRDVLDRDIIGATSSSGSAQYPNRLEREAMILSSFAGIIMNSLPVEEILALYRCKPAASYPNHQSKTAIVYPFTLSYHPFAMLGSYKAVYHSKKHNLKLKRWLSERTKSNAPPGRVSVQSSSSSSSSHSFLSQ